DNA from Daucus carota subsp. sativus chromosome 1, DH1 v3.0, whole genome shotgun sequence:
CCCTCATTCGACAGTTTTGAGACGAGTTCAACCCCAAGGCTTTCAAACTTTTCAAACTTTTCAGACTTAGACAACCCTGCATTTGAACCATTTCAAAACGAAAGAAGATCAATGGACGATAGAAGATCAATGGATACTTTCACAACTGAACTCTCATATGCCTCGGGTGACAGTGATATTCTGGGCTCATCACCAACGGTAAGAATCAATCATAAATTTGTATGCAGGAACTAGCAGCTGTGACATTTCCCTTGAAAGTCCTTCAGCTATTACCTGTAACCAAATAATTAGAACTTAAGTGCCAGTCTGCCATCGCATGAACGTTGATGTTGTTTAACCTTAATAGTTAAATATGAATACTGATATCGGTCTTGGTCTTCGTATTATACAATTCAAGGATGATTTAGAATCAGAGATGAAAAGACTTAAGCTGGAGCTCAAGCAAACAATGGATATGTACAGTACAGCTTGTAAAGAAGCACTCACAGCTAAACAGAAGGTATGTAAAGTCGATTCAGCCTTGCACGACAACAACTAGACAGCATGCTCTGACATTGTTTATAGGCAATGGAGCTCCAGCGCTGGAAAATGGAAGAAACGCAGAGACTAGAAGAGGCCCGGATCGCTGAGGAACATGCAATGGCACTTGCAGAAAGAGAGAAGGCCAGGTCCAAGGCAGCTATAGAGCACGCTGAAGCTGCTCAGAGGCTTGCAGAGATTGAAGCAAAAAAGAGGGTTACTGCAGAAATGAAATCGTTGAAAGAGTCTGGAGAGAAGGACGAGACAATGACTTCAGTGGCAAAGACGGATTTAAGGTACAGAAAGTACACGATTGAGGAGATAGAAGAAGCAACTGAATTCTTTGCCAAGTCTCGTAAGATTGGTGAAGGAGGTTACGGGCCAGTATACAAATGTTATCTGGACCACACACCTGCTGCTGTTAAGGTTTTACGCCCAGATGCAGCTCAAGGGAGATCACAGTTTCACCAAGAGGTACGCACAATTACAAACACATGAATAGAAATTTAGAGTTTTCATGTATTCGAAATGATCATTGGTTCATTTTTAGCTGTATGTTTTTCCAAAAAATGAAATGTCCATGACCGCTCTTAGGTTGAAATACTAAGCTGCATGCGGCATCCTAACATGGTTTTACTCCTTGGAGCTTGCCCTGAGTACGGGTGCTTAGTATATGAGTACATGTCAAACGGAAGTTTAGAAGACCGTCTTCTTCAGAAAGGAAACACGAAACCACTATCTTGGCAGCATAGGTTTCGGATTGCAGCTGAGATTGGAACAGGGCTCCTTTTCCTTCACCAAACAAAACCAGAACCACTAGTTCATCGCGACCTAAAACCTGGAAATATCTTGCTTGACCGCAACTTTGTTGGCAAAATTAGTGATGTTGGATTGGCCAGGCTTGTCCCTCCAACAGTGGCAGATTCTGTTACTCAGTATCGTATGACATCTACAGCAGGAACTTTTTGCTATATAGATCCAGAGTATCAGCAAACAGGCATGCTCGGTGTAAAGTCTGACGTATACTCCTTAGGAATCATGTATTTACAGATCATAACTGCCAAACCACCTATGGGATTAACACATATTGTTGAAAAGGCTATTGAAAATGGAACTTTTCATGAGATTCTGGATCAATCTGTTCCTGATTGGCCGGTTGAAGAGGCATTAAGCTTTGCCAAGATCTCTCTTCAGTGTGCTGAGCTACGGAGAAAAGATAGACCAGATCTTGGCACAGTTGTCTTGCCAGAGCTTGAGCGTTTGAGGGACCTTGCTGAAGACAACATGACAGATGCAATGTTGTACGGGACAGGTCTCTCCCCCAACCAAAGTCAGGCCTCCATGTCTCAAGTAAGTGACATTGCACATACTAATACTATGCCAGAAATTTTAACTGTGAGATTTTAACTTCTATCGATGCCTGACAGCTTTTTAACCAAACCATGCAGATGAGTTATCCGCAATCTGGCTATACCAGTGACAGTATTACAAGCACAGGTCCTGATAGTTGAAGCAAGGAAGAAATCAAACCTCCGTGTGTAGGTTTCATCAGATAACAGATTATAATCCGCTTTAGAAGATAGACATTTCAGATATTCCACAAGGCACAGCTCACTTCGTCGTTTCCAAATCTCAACTGCTGCCATTGTAACATCTCTGTACAGTTGGATCAGAAGAGGTAATACTTATTTCTTAGTAAACTTTCTGTAACGATTATATCAGTCTGTTAATGGGTATACAGTTTACTCCCCAGAAACAACAGATTATATCGGTCTGTAGGTATACAGTTTTCTCCCCAGAAACAGATCGAAGTTGTAAAACGATACATGTAAAATGATAGCTCCCGccacaattttgtaattttgaattgGGTTATATCCAAAAAAGTCCAACTAAAATTGAACTAGAGCTTTAAAATTAACAGGTTTTATATCAACATTAATAGCTTCTGTATCAAGACTGAAGTTGCATGCAGCCAAAAAAGAAATTCCAGGCTCTAGTTCAATTCACATTTTCTCAAACTACTCCTTCACCTATGAGCTGAATTTTATAGACAACAAGGAAAAAATTTCAACAACTAGCAAGGATAACTACTACAGTACCTATACCATATTTAACTACTATTCAGAATCTGGCGAAGTTGGTCAATGGTGTGTGTATAATTTTCTAAACATGTGATAAGCTCATCGCCTTGACGTCTAACATCAACAGCTTGGGTAGTCTTTGCAC
Protein-coding regions in this window:
- the LOC108224952 gene encoding U-box domain-containing protein 52, with translation MLGPSDKDAAKNKLVAIAIDRDKGSQGAMKWAVEYILSKGQNILLVHVKARSSNSATSVASSKSSQVSDFDDETGSASGDADCKDVFRPFRAFCTRKDINCHDVLLEDNDVSRGIVQYVTETAIEILVIGAGSKGGFFRFNKKDIPGSVSKGIPDFCTIYVISKGKISSTRAASRPVPFISPIRSQILHQPSTRTESEISIPIPNSAKVPRPPPEQTSHSLPSDVGSRSPFARRGRNSIDLDLSFNSSGRPSTDRLYPSFDSFETSSTPRLSNFSNFSDLDNPAFEPFQNERRSMDDRRSMDTFTTELSYASGDSDILGSSPTLNMNTDIGLGLRIIQFKDDLESEMKRLKLELKQTMDMYSTACKEALTAKQKAMELQRWKMEETQRLEEARIAEEHAMALAEREKARSKAAIEHAEAAQRLAEIEAKKRVTAEMKSLKESGEKDETMTSVAKTDLRYRKYTIEEIEEATEFFAKSRKIGEGGYGPVYKCYLDHTPAAVKVLRPDAAQGRSQFHQEVEILSCMRHPNMVLLLGACPEYGCLVYEYMSNGSLEDRLLQKGNTKPLSWQHRFRIAAEIGTGLLFLHQTKPEPLVHRDLKPGNILLDRNFVGKISDVGLARLVPPTVADSVTQYRMTSTAGTFCYIDPEYQQTGMLGVKSDVYSLGIMYLQIITAKPPMGLTHIVEKAIENGTFHEILDQSVPDWPVEEALSFAKISLQCAELRRKDRPDLGTVVLPELERLRDLAEDNMTDAMLYGTGLSPNQSQASMSQLFNQTMQMSYPQSGYTSDSITSTGPDS